The following are encoded in a window of Flavobacterium psychrotrophum genomic DNA:
- a CDS encoding helix-turn-helix domain-containing protein, producing MKPTYIDIKSISEVHKFYNCGKPKHPLITVIDLAQVNPDRPAENVFYRTDFYSIVCKRFEGAIKYGKSYYDFDEGSLMFTLPGQVILSEPGINIIEGWGIFFHQDLLVGTELGRKISDYSFFQYSTSEALHISEAEKLILQDTINKIKTEYSQNTDKHTKSLIVDNLQLILNYCNRFYDRQFYTREKVSNDIVKKFEGLLIDYFKEDNLTNDGIPTTKYFASRLNLSSNYLSDVLTRFTGKTTQEHIHLKIIDMAKITLYDSTKSISEIAYSLGFEHPSHFTKLFKNKTGISPREYRNLN from the coding sequence ATGAAACCAACATATATTGATATAAAATCCATTTCTGAGGTACATAAATTCTACAATTGTGGTAAACCCAAGCACCCATTAATCACCGTTATTGATTTAGCACAGGTTAATCCGGACAGGCCAGCAGAAAATGTATTTTACAGGACTGATTTCTATTCTATTGTTTGCAAACGTTTTGAGGGGGCTATAAAATATGGCAAATCATATTACGATTTTGATGAAGGTTCACTAATGTTTACATTACCAGGGCAGGTAATTTTGTCGGAACCTGGTATAAATATTATTGAGGGATGGGGCATTTTCTTTCATCAAGACCTGCTTGTAGGTACTGAACTCGGAAGGAAAATTAGTGATTATTCTTTTTTCCAATATAGTACAAGTGAAGCCTTACATATTTCTGAGGCTGAAAAGCTAATATTGCAGGATACAATTAACAAGATAAAAACAGAATATTCTCAAAATACGGATAAGCACACCAAGAGCCTTATTGTAGATAATCTACAATTAATACTCAACTATTGCAACAGATTTTATGACAGGCAATTTTATACCCGCGAAAAAGTAAGCAATGATATTGTTAAAAAATTTGAGGGATTGCTTATTGACTATTTTAAAGAAGATAATCTTACAAATGATGGTATTCCTACTACAAAATATTTCGCTTCCCGTTTAAATCTATCTTCTAATTATCTGTCTGATGTGCTAACTAGATTTACGGGTAAAACCACTCAGGAACATATTCACCTAAAGATAATCGATATGGCAAAAATCACTCTCTACGATAGCACAAAGTCAATCAGTGAAATCGCATATAGTTTAGGTTTTGAGCATCCATCACATTTTACCAAGTTATTTAAGAATAAGACTGGGATTTCCCCCAGGGAATATAGAAATTTGAATTAA
- the ribD gene encoding bifunctional diaminohydroxyphosphoribosylaminopyrimidine deaminase/5-amino-6-(5-phosphoribosylamino)uracil reductase RibD yields MENHEIYMQRCLDLAENGMRAAMPNPSVGAVLVHNGRIIGEGHTSPYGGPHGEVNCINSVLPQDTHLIPDATLYVSLEPCSHYGKTPPCCDLIIAQQIKKIVVGTTDPHEKVAGNGIKKLREADREVTIGVLEKECRESNRRFFTFHEKKRPYIILKWAESADGFLSPHTKLSDKIEDKKPVWITNKYSRQLVHKWRSEEAAILVGTTTVLDDNPSLDVRSWTGPDPVRVVLDRTARIPDSYAVKNQKIKSIILTEKSNFAILDILLYETVPFNDDLPYTIGTILHRHGLLSVIVEGGRQTLQSFIDANLWDEARVFKGLSVFGKGTLAPVLTGNLVSRENILDDELLIFRNYDKRDNI; encoded by the coding sequence ATGGAAAACCACGAAATATATATGCAACGCTGCCTTGACCTGGCAGAAAATGGTATGCGTGCTGCCATGCCTAACCCCAGTGTAGGTGCCGTGCTTGTACATAATGGACGTATTATTGGCGAAGGCCATACCTCTCCTTATGGTGGCCCGCATGGTGAGGTTAACTGTATCAATTCGGTACTGCCGCAGGACACGCACCTGATACCTGATGCTACACTTTATGTAAGCCTGGAGCCGTGTAGTCATTACGGAAAAACCCCGCCTTGCTGTGATCTTATTATTGCCCAACAAATAAAAAAGATAGTGGTAGGCACCACAGACCCGCATGAAAAGGTGGCTGGAAACGGCATTAAAAAGTTGCGTGAAGCAGACAGGGAAGTCACTATTGGTGTATTGGAAAAAGAATGCCGTGAAAGTAACCGCCGTTTTTTTACGTTTCACGAAAAAAAACGACCTTATATCATACTTAAATGGGCTGAAAGTGCTGATGGTTTTTTGAGTCCGCACACTAAATTATCGGATAAAATAGAAGATAAAAAGCCTGTCTGGATAACCAATAAATATTCGCGCCAGCTGGTTCATAAATGGCGCAGTGAAGAGGCGGCGATATTAGTGGGTACTACTACCGTGCTGGATGATAACCCATCTCTTGACGTTCGTAGCTGGACAGGGCCAGATCCTGTGCGTGTTGTTTTAGACAGAACTGCTCGCATACCTGATAGTTATGCTGTTAAAAATCAAAAAATAAAGTCAATAATATTGACGGAGAAAAGCAATTTTGCTATCTTAGATATCCTGCTTTATGAAACCGTACCTTTTAACGATGATTTACCATATACTATAGGTACTATACTGCACCGGCACGGATTGCTGTCGGTAATTGTGGAAGGGGGCAGGCAAACGCTACAGTCGTTTATTGATGCCAATCTTTGGGATGAAGCCCGTGTGTTTAAAGGATTGTCAGTTTTTGGCAAAGGTACATTAGCACCGGTTTTGACCGGAAATCTTGTAAGCAGGGAAAATATACTTGATGATGAACTGCTAATTTTCAGGAACTATGATAAACGCGATAATATTTGA
- a CDS encoding PDDEXK nuclease domain-containing protein: MENNFIEIVQIIKQSRTNAIKAVNAELINLYWNVGRYISNKLNHADWGDKTVTELSAYIQRNNPELKGFNSRGLYRMIQFYESYPENHKLIMSSSNSLSSENQESAIVSSLMTQFKAIDIKESIIVRISWTHHMTIFSRCKLMEEREFYIKLSIRESYSVRELDRQISSSLFERAMTSENSKSVIQSNSKTDIEQVFKDSYVFDFLNLPEKHSEGDLQNGLLNRMKDFILELGRDFIFIGNEYKLMVGDSDFYIDLLFYHRGLQCLVAFELKAGKFKPEHIGQLNFYLEALDRDVKKEHENPSIGILLCKDKNNQVVEYSLSRSLSPTMVAKYRTQLPEKELLQQKFNDIFEEEKPDSNQD; the protein is encoded by the coding sequence ATGGAAAATAATTTTATAGAAATAGTTCAAATTATAAAACAATCACGTACAAACGCGATTAAAGCTGTAAATGCTGAATTGATAAATCTATACTGGAATGTAGGTAGGTATATAAGTAATAAATTAAACCATGCCGACTGGGGAGATAAAACTGTTACTGAATTGTCGGCTTACATTCAGCGCAATAATCCGGAACTCAAAGGTTTCAACAGCAGAGGCCTGTATAGGATGATACAATTTTACGAATCGTATCCTGAAAATCATAAATTAATAATGAGTTCAAGTAATTCCTTATCTTCTGAAAATCAAGAATCTGCAATTGTGTCATCACTGATGACACAATTTAAAGCAATAGATATTAAAGAGAGTATTATTGTAAGAATTAGCTGGACACACCACATGACTATTTTCTCGCGATGTAAGCTAATGGAAGAAAGAGAGTTTTACATTAAATTATCAATCCGGGAAAGCTATAGCGTTCGTGAACTTGACCGTCAGATTTCTTCCAGTCTATTTGAACGGGCAATGACGAGTGAAAATTCAAAATCCGTTATTCAGTCAAATTCAAAAACTGACATAGAGCAGGTTTTCAAGGATTCTTATGTTTTTGATTTTCTAAATCTGCCCGAGAAGCATAGTGAAGGTGATTTACAAAACGGATTACTAAACCGGATGAAAGACTTCATCTTAGAACTTGGACGTGATTTCATTTTTATCGGTAACGAGTATAAGTTAATGGTCGGCGATAGTGATTTTTACATTGATTTATTGTTTTATCATCGTGGTTTACAATGCCTGGTTGCCTTTGAGCTGAAAGCGGGTAAATTCAAACCGGAGCATATCGGGCAGCTTAATTTTTACCTTGAAGCACTGGACAGGGATGTCAAGAAGGAACATGAGAACCCAAGTATTGGTATCCTGCTTTGTAAAGACAAGAATAATCAGGTAGTTGAATATTCATTGAGCCGTAGTCTTTCCCCAACTATGGTTGCAAAATACCGGACACAACTTCCAGAAAAGGAACTGTTGCAGCAAAAGTTCAACGATATTTTTGAAGAAGAGAAGCCGGATAGCAATCAAGATTAA
- a CDS encoding ABC transporter permease yields the protein MFNLFRENTRIALASIRGQKLRTILTVFIIGLGVWALVGILAAVAVLENSITGNLAVMGSNTFTITRYDYSEQVGRQNNSDARVNPVITYPQAKQFQDKYNFIGAQTSLSFTAASSVEVKYEGKKTDPEITIVGADENFLPNSGLETTSGRNFNNFDISNNSFVCIVGADFEKGLFKDVNPIGKELSIRGARFKVIGVLKGRGSTFGNRQDLNVIIPIQLARSLFSAPSIDYTIKVSITNQDLLDGAVGEAILTLRRLRKLSPSANDNFGIERSDELLESLKSQTDTLSTAAWVIGVITVFGSSVALMNIMLVSVTERTREIGVRKSLGAKKGTIAMQFFTETLVVCLMGGFVGTLLGLLTGFAISVFGSMAFPMPWMATIAALGTIIFVTIVSGLYPAIKAAALDPVEALRYE from the coding sequence ATGTTTAACCTCTTCAGGGAGAATACCAGGATAGCCCTTGCATCTATACGCGGGCAAAAGCTACGTACTATATTAACCGTGTTTATCATTGGCCTGGGTGTGTGGGCTTTGGTGGGCATACTTGCTGCCGTGGCTGTACTCGAAAACAGCATTACCGGCAATCTGGCCGTTATGGGGTCTAATACCTTTACCATTACCCGTTATGATTATAGCGAGCAGGTGGGCAGGCAAAACAATAGTGATGCACGTGTAAATCCCGTTATTACCTATCCGCAGGCAAAACAATTTCAGGACAAATATAATTTTATAGGAGCGCAAACGTCGCTTTCATTTACTGCTGCCAGTAGCGTAGAAGTAAAATATGAGGGCAAAAAAACCGACCCTGAAATTACCATTGTAGGTGCCGATGAAAACTTCCTGCCCAACTCAGGACTGGAAACAACCTCAGGCCGTAATTTTAATAATTTTGATATTTCGAATAACAGCTTTGTGTGTATTGTGGGCGCCGACTTTGAAAAAGGACTCTTTAAAGATGTTAATCCCATAGGTAAAGAACTCTCTATACGCGGGGCACGATTTAAAGTTATAGGCGTGCTAAAAGGCCGTGGCTCTACCTTTGGCAACAGGCAGGACCTTAATGTTATTATTCCCATACAGTTGGCACGATCATTATTTAGCGCGCCAAGTATTGACTATACTATAAAGGTGAGTATTACCAACCAGGATTTGCTGGATGGTGCTGTAGGCGAGGCGATACTCACATTGCGCCGCCTGCGAAAGCTTAGCCCTTCGGCTAACGATAATTTTGGGATAGAACGGAGTGATGAACTATTAGAATCTTTAAAATCGCAGACTGATACACTAAGCACTGCTGCATGGGTTATTGGTGTAATAACCGTATTTGGTTCGTCAGTAGCGCTGATGAATATCATGCTGGTATCTGTAACAGAGCGCACCCGGGAGATAGGTGTACGCAAATCGCTGGGTGCTAAAAAAGGTACAATTGCCATGCAGTTTTTTACCGAAACGCTGGTGGTATGCCTTATGGGAGGCTTTGTGGGTACGCTGCTGGGCTTGCTTACAGGTTTTGCAATATCTGTCTTTGGTAGTATGGCGTTCCCTATGCCGTGGATGGCAACCATTGCTGCTCTGGGAACTATAATATTTGTTACTATAGTATCCGGATTATATCCTGCTATTAAAGCTGCGGCGTTAGACCCTGTGGAGGCGTTAAGGTATGAGTAG
- the prmC gene encoding peptide chain release factor N(5)-glutamine methyltransferase has protein sequence MKIKDYQSIFINTLSPIHGSDEAESFFYITLEEINGLKRTGLIVNPDVQLSESELKQWDDVLAQLKTQKPIQYIFGKTWFYGLEFKVNENTLIPRPETEELVEWIINENKNRSGIKILDIGTGSGCIAISLAKNLPDATLYAIDVSEEALAVAKENATINNVAVKFIQTDILKADNLPEVFDIIVSNPPYVRNLEKVEIKPNVLKFEPHLALFVDDNDPLIFYRKIAQLAKNNLKNDGKLYYEINQYLGTETVALLEHTGFTNIILRKDFVGNDRMTSASNQCSVVSSF, from the coding sequence ATCAAAATAAAAGATTATCAGTCAATATTTATCAATACCCTCTCTCCTATTCATGGTTCAGATGAGGCCGAATCTTTTTTCTATATCACACTCGAAGAAATAAACGGGCTTAAGCGTACCGGATTGATTGTGAATCCTGATGTACAACTTTCTGAATCTGAACTAAAGCAATGGGATGATGTTCTGGCTCAACTAAAAACCCAAAAGCCCATTCAGTATATTTTTGGTAAGACCTGGTTTTACGGACTCGAATTTAAGGTAAATGAAAATACATTAATTCCCCGTCCGGAAACAGAGGAACTTGTAGAATGGATCATCAACGAAAATAAAAACAGGTCAGGCATAAAAATACTCGATATTGGTACCGGCAGCGGATGTATTGCTATCTCACTGGCAAAAAACCTGCCTGACGCAACATTGTATGCCATTGATGTTTCTGAAGAAGCTTTAGCAGTAGCCAAAGAAAATGCTACTATAAATAATGTTGCCGTAAAATTCATCCAAACTGATATTTTAAAAGCCGATAATTTGCCGGAAGTATTTGATATTATCGTATCGAACCCTCCCTACGTACGCAACCTCGAAAAAGTGGAGATAAAGCCAAACGTACTCAAATTTGAACCGCATCTGGCATTGTTTGTTGACGATAACGACCCGCTTATTTTTTACAGGAAAATAGCTCAACTGGCAAAAAACAATTTAAAAAATGACGGCAAACTGTATTATGAGATCAACCAATATCTTGGCACAGAAACAGTCGCTCTTTTAGAACATACAGGCTTTACTAATATAATTTTACGAAAAGATTTTGTAGGCAACGACAGGATGACGAGCGCCAGTAACCAGTGTTCAGTAGTTAGCAGTTTTTGA
- a CDS encoding site-specific integrase encodes MLATSFGLTFFLKTPRKETNDRLIYLRITVDGVPKETSTRRRWDATRWDQSKERATGNKEDARTVNFFLETLEMKIQQYRTDLMYAGKPVTSEKLMDYVMGKAASQSKIVQEFQKHNDELLALVERGEYAIGTHVRFEVAKKHLKEYLRFKYNVEDMDFRELNFEFVKDYEFYLKTVKNISHNTAVKYITNFKKIVLLAIDKEIIATDPFKRFKAKKVKIHKKPLSAHELVLLENHTFSTQRLTTVRDIFVFQCYTGLAYIDAFNLKKSDIKLGIDGEMWIISERQKTGGTINVPLLPKAKAVMERYKDHPICLQRESVLPVTSNQKMNEYLKEVATLCGIESTLNTHKARRTFGSTVTLNNDVPIHVVKELLGHQSVKQTEEYAITEQQSVGREMKQLQLRLSSKETTPEPPSPDIISKMQQEIHELKELLALSHGNPHLKKV; translated from the coding sequence ATGTTAGCAACAAGTTTTGGGTTAACCTTCTTCCTGAAGACCCCGCGAAAAGAGACAAATGACAGGTTAATCTACTTGAGGATTACTGTTGACGGAGTACCAAAAGAAACCTCTACCCGCCGCCGGTGGGATGCCACCCGATGGGATCAGTCCAAAGAGCGTGCAACGGGCAACAAAGAAGATGCACGTACCGTGAATTTCTTCCTGGAAACCCTTGAGATGAAAATCCAGCAGTACCGCACCGATTTGATGTATGCCGGTAAACCTGTGACCAGCGAAAAGCTTATGGATTATGTGATGGGCAAAGCAGCATCGCAGAGCAAGATTGTGCAGGAGTTCCAAAAGCACAATGATGAATTACTAGCCTTGGTCGAGAGAGGCGAATATGCAATCGGTACACACGTACGTTTTGAGGTAGCCAAGAAGCACCTTAAAGAATACCTCCGCTTTAAGTACAATGTGGAGGATATGGATTTTCGCGAGCTCAACTTTGAGTTTGTAAAGGATTATGAGTTTTATTTGAAGACAGTTAAAAACATCAGCCACAACACAGCGGTGAAGTACATTACCAATTTCAAGAAGATTGTGTTACTCGCAATTGATAAAGAGATTATAGCAACTGACCCATTCAAGCGTTTCAAAGCGAAGAAAGTCAAGATCCATAAAAAGCCATTGAGCGCCCATGAACTTGTGCTATTGGAAAACCATACCTTCTCCACTCAACGGCTTACCACAGTACGTGACATCTTCGTATTTCAATGCTATACCGGGCTGGCCTACATTGATGCCTTCAACCTGAAGAAATCCGATATTAAGTTAGGTATTGATGGGGAAATGTGGATTATCAGTGAAAGGCAGAAAACCGGTGGGACTATTAATGTGCCTTTGTTACCGAAAGCCAAAGCAGTCATGGAACGCTACAAAGACCATCCTATCTGCCTGCAAAGGGAATCGGTATTGCCGGTAACCTCCAATCAGAAAATGAATGAGTACCTTAAAGAAGTAGCTACGCTGTGCGGCATCGAAAGCACATTAAACACCCATAAGGCCAGGCGCACCTTCGGGAGCACCGTAACGCTCAATAATGATGTACCTATTCATGTGGTGAAGGAACTGTTGGGACACCAATCGGTAAAACAGACCGAAGAGTATGCCATTACCGAGCAGCAATCGGTAGGAAGGGAAATGAAACAGTTACAGTTGAGGCTGAGCAGTAAGGAAACTACACCTGAGCCACCGTCACCGGACATCATATCTAAAATGCAGCAGGAAATACATGAATTGAAAGAACTGCTGGCGCTGTCTCACGGGAATCCTCATCTTAAAAAAGTTTAA
- a CDS encoding DUF4258 domain-containing protein, with the protein MKIQHRLAYYLFGLMMGAFVVVFIFNKRGQDFCYMPNCRVLKNIRSKGLTISKEANHTLKEGWVTQEDVKNTLEYGDVDFSKSNKPSGKGGKLYVVEGKNAKGEPITVEVANSEDRALLIAVKKQ; encoded by the coding sequence ATGAAGATTCAGCATAGGCTTGCCTATTACCTTTTTGGCTTGATGATGGGCGCATTTGTAGTTGTTTTTATATTTAATAAGCGTGGCCAGGATTTTTGTTATATGCCAAACTGCAGGGTTTTAAAGAATATCCGTTCAAAAGGGCTTACTATTAGTAAGGAGGCAAACCATACGCTTAAAGAGGGATGGGTTACCCAGGAAGATGTAAAGAATACTTTAGAATATGGAGATGTTGATTTTTCTAAAAGTAATAAGCCATCCGGTAAAGGCGGGAAACTTTATGTAGTGGAAGGCAAAAATGCTAAAGGAGAGCCTATTACTGTAGAAGTAGCAAATAGCGAAGATAGGGCTTTACTGATAGCGGTAAAAAAACAGTAA
- a CDS encoding AAA family ATPase has protein sequence MGKEIVVLIGGPGSGKTTLIEKLTEKGHTCYPEISREVTLEARRQGIEQLFLEKPLLFSELLLEGRKKQYNNALAEEKEIVFIDRGIPDVLAYMHYIGDAYPAFFDQACRDHVYTKIFFLPPWEEIYTADEARYENYEQAGLISQHLQETYKSYGYNLIEVPKDTPDNRILFILGHLS, from the coding sequence GTGGGCAAAGAAATTGTTGTGCTTATTGGCGGTCCGGGTAGTGGTAAAACCACGCTTATAGAAAAGCTTACCGAAAAAGGCCATACGTGTTATCCTGAGATATCGCGCGAGGTAACATTAGAGGCACGCCGCCAGGGTATAGAACAATTGTTTTTAGAAAAGCCCCTGCTTTTTAGCGAACTACTTTTAGAAGGCCGTAAAAAACAGTATAATAACGCCCTTGCCGAAGAAAAAGAAATTGTTTTTATAGACCGCGGCATACCTGATGTATTGGCGTACATGCACTATATAGGAGATGCCTACCCTGCTTTTTTTGACCAGGCCTGCCGTGACCATGTATATACTAAAATCTTTTTCCTGCCACCGTGGGAAGAAATTTACACTGCGGATGAAGCCCGTTATGAAAACTATGAGCAGGCAGGACTAATTTCGCAGCACCTGCAGGAAACCTATAAAAGCTACGGCTACAATCTTATTGAAGTACCAAAAGACACCCCTGATAACAGAATTCTTTTTATCTTGGGGCATCTTTCATAA
- the hisS gene encoding histidine--tRNA ligase, which produces MAKPGIPKGTRDFSPVEVAKRQYIMSAIKHHFELFGFQPIETPSFENSDTLMGKYGEEGDRLIFKILNSGDYLKKATEDFLTNRDSGKLTSQISEKALRYDLTVPFARYVVQHQNDITFPFKRYQIQPVWRADNPQKGRFREFYQCDADVVGSTSLWQEVELVQLYDNVFSTLGLNGATIKINNRKILSGIAEVIGASDKLIDFTVALDKLDKIGEDGVKAEMLAKGLTEEAIEKVQPLFNFTGTINEKLDKLAELLAASEDGTKGVAELRFICDNVAAAGLGKSILDLDVTLARGLNYYTGAIFEVSAPKEVALGSIGGGGRYDDLTGIFGLKNMSGVGISFGLDRIYLVLEELGLFPETVTEGTKVLFTNFGEKEALYALKAINKLRKEGIKAELYPDAAKIGKQFQYADKRAIPFAVLTGETELADNTYTLKNLASGEQEVVTFEVLAERISWTL; this is translated from the coding sequence ATGGCAAAACCGGGAATTCCAAAAGGCACAAGAGATTTTTCACCTGTAGAGGTGGCTAAGCGTCAATACATCATGTCGGCGATAAAGCATCATTTTGAGCTGTTTGGCTTCCAGCCTATTGAAACGCCTTCGTTTGAAAACAGCGATACTCTTATGGGTAAATATGGCGAAGAGGGCGACAGGCTTATTTTTAAGATACTTAACAGTGGCGATTACCTTAAAAAGGCTACAGAAGATTTTTTGACAAACCGCGATAGCGGCAAACTTACTTCCCAAATATCTGAAAAAGCGCTGCGTTACGACCTTACCGTGCCATTTGCACGTTATGTGGTACAGCACCAAAATGATATAACCTTCCCTTTTAAGCGTTACCAGATACAGCCGGTATGGCGTGCAGATAACCCGCAAAAAGGGCGTTTCCGCGAATTTTACCAGTGCGATGCAGATGTGGTGGGCAGTACTTCACTATGGCAGGAAGTAGAATTGGTACAACTATATGATAATGTATTTTCTACATTAGGACTTAACGGCGCAACAATAAAAATAAACAACCGCAAAATATTAAGCGGCATTGCCGAAGTTATAGGCGCATCAGACAAGCTGATCGACTTTACCGTAGCTCTTGATAAGCTTGATAAAATAGGCGAAGACGGCGTAAAAGCGGAAATGCTTGCAAAGGGACTAACCGAAGAAGCTATAGAAAAAGTACAGCCGCTGTTTAACTTTACGGGTACCATTAACGAAAAACTGGATAAGCTTGCAGAACTTTTAGCCGCTTCTGAAGATGGCACGAAAGGCGTGGCAGAACTGCGTTTTATATGCGATAATGTTGCAGCTGCCGGCCTTGGTAAATCGATACTCGACCTTGACGTAACCCTGGCACGCGGGCTTAACTATTATACCGGTGCTATATTTGAAGTTTCGGCTCCTAAAGAAGTAGCCCTGGGCTCTATAGGCGGCGGTGGCCGCTATGATGATCTTACCGGCATCTTTGGGCTCAAGAATATGAGTGGTGTAGGCATCTCTTTTGGGCTTGACCGCATTTACCTTGTATTGGAAGAGCTTGGACTGTTCCCCGAAACAGTTACAGAAGGCACTAAAGTATTATTTACCAACTTTGGCGAAAAAGAAGCCCTGTATGCGCTTAAAGCAATTAACAAATTGCGTAAAGAAGGTATTAAGGCAGAACTATATCCTGATGCTGCCAAGATAGGCAAACAGTTTCAGTATGCCGATAAGCGCGCCATACCGTTTGCCGTACTTACCGGAGAAACAGAACTGGCTGACAACACGTATACCCTTAAAAATCTTGCCTCAGGCGAGCAGGAAGTGGTAACGTTTGAGGTACTTGCCGAGCGCATTAGCTGGACATTGTAA
- a CDS encoding HAD-IA family hydrolase, producing the protein MINAIIFDLGDVFLNKDKKGKDAALAAIGITNWNADLEKLEKKFETGKISSDDYLKGIQPFTNDATLDQIKNAWNAGIADFPLYRLEFLQKLAPNYRLFLLSNTDPIHIEKFENEVGESFYSDFYQCFEKVYFSHEIGVRKPDAEAFSYVVGNHDIQPKRTLVVDDKKFNTDAAQELGFKVWNLQKDTEDVTDLFDKKVLTLDTAP; encoded by the coding sequence ATGATAAACGCGATAATATTTGACCTGGGGGATGTGTTTTTAAATAAAGATAAAAAAGGTAAGGATGCGGCACTTGCTGCTATTGGTATAACCAATTGGAATGCCGATCTGGAAAAGCTTGAAAAGAAATTTGAGACCGGAAAAATAAGTTCTGATGACTACCTGAAAGGCATACAACCTTTTACAAACGATGCAACACTAGACCAAATAAAAAATGCATGGAATGCCGGTATTGCCGACTTTCCGCTATACAGGCTTGAGTTTCTGCAAAAGCTGGCTCCTAACTATAGGTTATTTTTGTTGAGCAACACAGATCCTATACATATAGAGAAATTCGAAAATGAAGTAGGGGAATCCTTCTATAGCGATTTTTACCAGTGTTTTGAAAAGGTATATTTTAGCCACGAAATAGGAGTGAGGAAGCCCGATGCAGAAGCGTTTAGCTATGTTGTGGGTAACCACGACATTCAGCCAAAGCGTACGCTGGTAGTAGATGATAAAAAGTTTAATACCGATGCTGCGCAAGAACTGGGATTTAAGGTATGGAACCTACAAAAAGATACGGAAGATGTAACAGATCTTTTTGATAAAAAGGTGCTGACCCTTGACACAGCACCGTAA
- a CDS encoding SDR family oxidoreductase, whose translation MKKTVLVTGASSGFGKETVKLFQQRGWNVIATMRTPENEHELNHLDNVLVTKLDVQEEFSIKASVEAGIEKFGSIDVLVNNAGYGLMGVFESATKDQIQKQFEVNVFGMMQVTQTVLPYLRKNGKGTIINISSFGGLVALPFTSLYAASKFAVEGFSESLSHELVKLNIKVKIIEPGGVHTNFRNGLDVIKNEIPEYDPLMGSFFGRYALPTENIDKATPQDVAATILEAATDETNRLRYIVGNDAQFYADLKFKNDEVQFINSVRDFFIN comes from the coding sequence ATGAAAAAAACAGTTTTAGTTACTGGTGCATCATCAGGCTTTGGTAAAGAAACCGTAAAGTTGTTTCAGCAAAGAGGCTGGAATGTAATTGCAACGATGCGTACCCCGGAAAATGAGCACGAATTAAATCACCTGGATAATGTACTTGTTACAAAGCTTGACGTACAGGAGGAATTTTCTATAAAAGCATCCGTGGAAGCCGGAATAGAAAAATTTGGAAGTATTGATGTCTTGGTTAATAACGCCGGTTATGGATTAATGGGGGTTTTTGAATCTGCTACAAAAGATCAAATACAAAAGCAATTTGAAGTTAATGTGTTTGGGATGATGCAGGTAACGCAGACCGTTTTGCCTTATTTACGTAAAAATGGCAAAGGAACAATTATTAATATCTCTTCTTTTGGGGGATTGGTTGCACTGCCGTTCACGAGTCTTTACGCTGCATCTAAATTCGCTGTTGAAGGATTTTCCGAATCCTTATCCCACGAACTGGTTAAGCTTAATATCAAGGTGAAAATTATTGAGCCGGGAGGTGTGCATACTAATTTCCGTAATGGATTAGATGTAATCAAAAATGAAATCCCAGAGTATGACCCACTGATGGGCAGTTTTTTCGGGCGCTATGCTCTTCCCACAGAAAACATTGATAAAGCAACACCTCAGGATGTAGCTGCAACTATTTTAGAAGCCGCTACAGATGAAACGAACAGATTAAGATATATAGTAGGCAATGATGCTCAGTTTTACGCTGACCTGAAGTTTAAAAATGATGAAGTGCAATTTATTAATTCGGTGAGAGATTTTTTTATCAATTAA